From a region of the Luteibaculum oceani genome:
- the nrfD gene encoding NrfD/PsrC family molybdoenzyme membrane anchor subunit, translated as MHKEAAIREPLILGHKTYHDITEDVVKPIEDKAPRPWYILLSIAAIVGLWGIGCILYLIGTGIGVWGLNKTVGWAWDITNFVWWVGIGHAGTLISAVLLLFRQKWRMAINRSAEAMTIFAVMMAALFPGIHMGRIWMAYWVLPLPNQFGSLWVNFNSPLLWDVFAISTYFSVSLVFWYIGLIPDFATIRDKVTDPIKKKVYGMLSFGWSGNAKHWNRFEEVSLVLAGLATPLVFSVHSIVSMDFATSVIPGWHTTIFPPYFVSGAVFSGFAMVLTLLLIMRKAMHLEPYITIKHVEYMNIVIIVTGSIVGVAYLTELFVSWYSGVEYESYAFINRFSGPYAWAYWCMMTCNVISPQLFWFKKIRTNLFATFILSIVVNIGMWFERFVIIVTSLHRDYLPSSWTMFYPTFIDIGVFIGTLGLFFTFFLLFARYFPVLALNELKTILKSSGEAYKNDESH; from the coding sequence ATGCATAAAGAAGCAGCGATAAGAGAACCGTTAATTTTAGGTCACAAGACCTATCATGACATTACCGAGGATGTGGTAAAACCAATTGAGGATAAAGCTCCTCGTCCTTGGTACATATTATTATCCATTGCCGCTATTGTTGGTCTTTGGGGTATAGGATGTATCCTTTACCTTATCGGAACCGGTATCGGTGTATGGGGGCTTAACAAAACAGTAGGTTGGGCTTGGGATATCACCAACTTCGTATGGTGGGTAGGTATTGGACACGCAGGAACACTTATTTCTGCCGTACTTTTACTTTTCCGTCAGAAATGGAGAATGGCAATTAACCGTTCTGCAGAAGCGATGACCATCTTCGCGGTAATGATGGCAGCCCTTTTCCCTGGAATTCACATGGGACGTATTTGGATGGCATACTGGGTATTACCTCTACCAAACCAATTCGGATCACTGTGGGTGAACTTTAACTCTCCACTTCTATGGGACGTATTTGCGATTTCTACTTATTTCTCTGTATCCCTAGTATTCTGGTACATTGGATTAATTCCTGATTTCGCAACGATTAGAGATAAAGTAACCGATCCAATTAAAAAGAAGGTTTATGGAATGCTTTCTTTCGGATGGAGTGGTAACGCAAAACACTGGAATCGCTTCGAGGAAGTATCTTTGGTTTTAGCAGGTCTTGCAACTCCACTTGTATTCTCGGTTCACTCTATTGTATCTATGGACTTTGCTACCTCGGTTATCCCTGGTTGGCACACCACTATTTTCCCTCCTTACTTCGTATCAGGAGCGGTATTCTCTGGATTTGCAATGGTACTTACCCTATTGTTAATCATGAGAAAGGCTATGCACCTTGAGCCATACATTACAATTAAGCATGTTGAGTACATGAACATTGTAATTATTGTAACAGGATCTATCGTTGGGGTTGCATACTTAACAGAGCTATTTGTTTCTTGGTACTCCGGTGTTGAATACGAATCTTACGCATTCATTAACCGTTTCTCAGGACCTTATGCTTGGGCATACTGGTGTATGATGACTTGTAACGTTATCTCTCCTCAGTTGTTCTGGTTCAAGAAAATTAGAACCAACTTATTTGCAACTTTCATCCTTTCGATTGTAGTAAACATCGGGATGTGGTTCGAGAGATTTGTAATTATCGTTACCTCGTTACACAGAGATTACCTTCCATCTTCTTGGACAATGTTCTACCCTACATTTATTGATATAGGGGTATTCATTGGAACGCTTGGGTTATTCTTTACATTCTTCTTATTGTTTGCAAGATATTTCCCAGTGTTAGCACTTAACGAGCTAAAAACAATCTTAAAATCATCTGGAGAGGCGTATAAAAACGATGAATCTCACTAA
- a CDS encoding TAT-variant-translocated molybdopterin oxidoreductase — protein sequence MNKKYWKGLEELHQTEAFQVKANKEFSEEVPVEEFLSNQEQSSSSTSRRDFLKFMGFSITAATVAACEAPVIKSIPYVNKPEDITPGVANFYASSFYDGFDFANVMVKTREGRPIHIKGNKNGFTKGAVNARINASVLNLYNTARVQQPQLKGEATTWGQLDAKVVGELEKAVSAGKKVALVSNSIISPSANKLVAEFAAKYNGEGESFNHVTIDANSFSAIREAHESHTGKAIIPFYDFAKAKTLVAVNADFLNDWVYPAAFTKGYAELRNPESGLSKHYQIETTMSLSGSNADVRMMMKPSEEGLVVAAIYNHIAAKAGASSVSVSTGDWAAKTKKVAEDLWSAKGASLFVSGSKLKEVQELVVATNKLLGNYGSTLDTNQPINLGQQMDSEVSQLIADMNSGAYGAVIIAGTNPAYYLANGDKFLAGLKKVAFSVAIAEYADETAANCTAIAPDHNYLESWKDAEARVGELSLTQPAINPLYKTRQFEESLLAWMGSADSFHAYMKKNWQENIFAATGKIGLAADFWHQSLHDGVAKGAVKSESLSWTDFDASATASAISKLAKPVDGIEVKFYHKVGIGSGAQAANPWLQEMPDPISKVTWDNYVTMAPSDVEQMGLNGEIGQELPASLVTVSVNGNELKLPVFPQPGQTPGTIGIALGYGRGANGENIGKSAFQTGEYGGYVEGENGNKVAIGKRVVQMAAAFGATHIDAAFGATVAATGEEYPLACTQTHHTVMGRESVVKETTLGVFQHGHKHDYNHGHTLPIHTENGMEKVPVSEVDLWDAHPVEGVGHRWGMSIDLSTCIGCGSCITACHSENNVPVVGKDEIRRSRDMHWMRIDRYFSSAEEKVREEGGDFSYGAMEIPEQNPSVVHMPMMCQHCNHAPCETVCPVAATTHSNEGLNQMTYNRCIGTRYCANNCPYKVRRFNWFNYKAYKKFTEVNPAQDEMGRMVLNPDVTVRSRGVMEKCSLCVQRIQAGKLDAKKAGRPVKDGEVQSACAEACPTDAIVFGDLNDKNSRVRKLADGNRAYNVLEEVGTRPNIYYQVKVRNAEQHSEA from the coding sequence ATGAATAAAAAATACTGGAAAGGTTTAGAAGAGCTTCATCAAACTGAAGCTTTTCAAGTAAAAGCCAATAAGGAATTCAGTGAGGAAGTTCCTGTAGAGGAATTCTTATCGAACCAAGAGCAATCTTCTTCTTCAACTTCAAGAAGAGATTTCCTCAAATTCATGGGATTCTCTATCACAGCGGCAACTGTTGCAGCATGTGAGGCTCCTGTAATTAAGTCTATTCCTTACGTTAACAAACCAGAGGACATTACTCCGGGTGTAGCAAATTTCTATGCGTCTTCTTTTTACGACGGATTTGATTTTGCAAACGTAATGGTTAAAACTCGTGAGGGTAGACCAATTCACATCAAGGGGAATAAAAATGGATTTACAAAAGGGGCGGTTAATGCAAGAATTAACGCTTCTGTTTTAAATCTTTACAATACAGCAAGAGTTCAACAGCCACAGTTAAAAGGTGAGGCAACAACCTGGGGGCAGTTAGATGCTAAAGTTGTGGGTGAGCTAGAGAAGGCTGTTTCTGCTGGGAAGAAAGTTGCTTTAGTTAGCAATTCCATCATTAGCCCAAGTGCAAACAAGCTTGTTGCAGAATTTGCTGCGAAATACAACGGTGAAGGCGAGAGCTTTAACCATGTAACTATCGATGCAAATTCATTCTCTGCCATAAGAGAAGCACATGAAAGCCACACTGGGAAGGCTATTATTCCTTTCTACGACTTTGCAAAGGCAAAAACTTTAGTTGCCGTTAATGCAGACTTCCTAAACGATTGGGTTTATCCAGCTGCCTTTACAAAGGGTTATGCTGAATTGAGAAATCCAGAGTCTGGTTTATCAAAGCACTATCAAATTGAAACCACCATGTCTTTATCTGGTTCTAACGCAGATGTTAGAATGATGATGAAGCCTTCTGAAGAGGGGTTAGTGGTAGCTGCAATTTATAATCACATCGCTGCTAAGGCTGGAGCAAGCTCTGTTTCTGTTAGTACAGGAGATTGGGCTGCAAAAACTAAAAAGGTAGCCGAGGATTTATGGTCTGCAAAAGGGGCTTCTCTTTTTGTTTCTGGATCTAAACTGAAAGAAGTACAAGAATTAGTAGTTGCCACCAATAAATTATTGGGTAACTATGGTTCTACTCTAGATACTAACCAACCAATTAACCTGGGGCAGCAAATGGATAGCGAGGTTTCGCAACTTATTGCTGATATGAATTCAGGTGCTTATGGTGCGGTTATAATCGCAGGAACTAACCCTGCATACTATTTAGCTAACGGGGATAAATTCCTAGCTGGATTGAAAAAAGTAGCTTTCTCAGTTGCTATTGCTGAGTACGCTGATGAAACGGCCGCAAATTGTACTGCAATTGCACCGGACCATAACTATTTAGAGTCTTGGAAGGATGCCGAAGCAAGAGTTGGCGAATTAAGTTTAACTCAACCGGCAATTAATCCATTATATAAGACACGTCAGTTCGAAGAGAGTTTATTAGCTTGGATGGGGTCTGCGGATTCTTTCCATGCATACATGAAAAAGAACTGGCAAGAGAATATTTTCGCTGCAACTGGTAAAATTGGTTTAGCTGCAGATTTCTGGCACCAAAGTCTTCACGATGGTGTTGCCAAAGGAGCGGTTAAGTCTGAAAGTCTTTCTTGGACTGATTTCGATGCTAGCGCAACTGCAAGTGCAATTTCTAAGTTAGCCAAACCAGTGGATGGAATAGAAGTTAAATTCTACCACAAGGTTGGTATTGGTTCAGGAGCTCAGGCTGCTAACCCATGGCTACAAGAGATGCCAGATCCAATTTCTAAAGTAACGTGGGATAACTACGTAACCATGGCTCCTTCTGATGTTGAGCAAATGGGATTAAATGGGGAAATTGGTCAAGAATTACCAGCGAGTCTAGTAACCGTTTCGGTTAATGGAAATGAATTAAAACTTCCTGTTTTCCCACAACCAGGACAAACTCCAGGTACTATCGGTATCGCATTAGGATATGGTCGTGGAGCAAATGGTGAAAACATTGGTAAATCTGCTTTCCAAACTGGAGAGTATGGTGGATACGTAGAGGGAGAAAACGGTAACAAAGTTGCTATCGGAAAGCGTGTTGTTCAAATGGCTGCTGCCTTCGGTGCAACTCATATCGATGCTGCATTTGGAGCTACCGTGGCTGCTACTGGAGAAGAATATCCTTTGGCATGTACTCAAACGCACCATACCGTAATGGGAAGAGAGTCTGTAGTAAAGGAAACTACACTTGGAGTTTTCCAACACGGACATAAACACGATTACAACCATGGACACACCCTTCCTATCCATACTGAAAATGGAATGGAAAAAGTGCCTGTATCTGAGGTCGATCTTTGGGATGCTCACCCAGTTGAAGGTGTTGGACACCGTTGGGGTATGAGTATTGATCTTTCAACTTGTATTGGTTGTGGATCATGTATTACCGCTTGTCACTCAGAGAATAACGTTCCTGTAGTAGGTAAAGATGAAATTCGTAGAAGCCGTGATATGCACTGGATGCGTATCGACCGTTACTTCTCTTCCGCTGAGGAGAAAGTAAGGGAAGAAGGTGGAGATTTCAGCTACGGAGCAATGGAAATTCCAGAACAGAATCCTTCGGTAGTTCACATGCCAATGATGTGTCAGCACTGTAATCACGCACCTTGTGAGACAGTTTGTCCAGTAGCTGCAACTACACATAGTAACGAAGGGTTAAATCAGATGACTTATAACCGTTGTATTGGTACACGTTACTGTGCTAACAACTGTCCTTATAAAGTACGTCGTTTCAACTGGTTTAACTACAAAGCATACAAGAAATTTACAGAGGTTAACCCTGCACAAGACGAAATGGGCCGTATGGTATTAAACCCAGACGTAACTGTTCGTTCTAGAGGGGTTATGGAGAAGTGTAGCCTTTGTGTTCAGCGTATCCAAGCTGGTAAATTAGATGCTAAGAAAGCAGGAAGACCAGTTAAGGATGGAGAAGTTCAGTCGGCTTGTGCTGAGGCTTGTCCTACAGATGCAATTGTATTTGGAGATCTTAATGATAAGAACTCAAGAGTAAGAAAACTTGCTGATGGTAACCGTGCATACAACGTGCTAGAAGAAGTTGGTACTCGTCCAAATATCTACTATCAAGTTAAAGTTAGAAACGCTGAGCAGCATAGCGAAGCTTAA
- a CDS encoding c-type cytochrome, protein MNKVSRKALSIKFADTKSRIRNPLNPNYMVSLSRVISGSKLRLLLVFTALLFSSASLLAQPNGEILFKGNCASCHRPTEEPLTGPGLKGARERWAGREELLYQWIKNPQKVLNSGDAYANELYKNWKSSGVMPAQAVNNEEIDAILDYVEAYQPPVAAAGPVEAEGGEATSADTDTTWYVLTALLALILVIAIFSLAGARRAMAMAVAREAGKEYDGPNTYADAFRLWVRKNQLLVIFLIVVALVAVLREGWYGLSGVGVYEGYKPEQPIWFSHKVHAGQNQINCVYCHNSAEKSKHAGIPTANICMNCHTAVAKGKITGEKEINKIYAAVGWDKETRSYTGETQPIKWVKVHNLPDHVYFNHSQHVVVGEIECQECHGEVEKMDVAQQHAPLTMGWCINCHRETEVKMADNGYYDEIHNRLTPEELKKYLNGDEQITASELGGIECAKCHY, encoded by the coding sequence ATGAATAAAGTAAGCAGAAAGGCACTTTCTATTAAATTTGCCGACACGAAATCGAGGATTAGAAATCCGCTTAATCCAAATTATATGGTGAGTTTGAGTAGGGTCATTTCAGGAAGCAAGCTACGTCTATTGCTAGTTTTTACAGCCCTTCTTTTTTCCTCTGCATCACTTTTAGCGCAACCGAACGGGGAAATTTTGTTTAAAGGAAACTGTGCTTCTTGTCACAGACCTACAGAAGAACCTTTAACGGGTCCGGGACTAAAAGGTGCGAGAGAGCGTTGGGCAGGGCGCGAAGAGTTGTTGTATCAGTGGATCAAGAATCCTCAAAAGGTATTGAACTCTGGCGACGCTTATGCGAATGAGTTGTACAAGAATTGGAAATCTTCCGGGGTTATGCCAGCGCAAGCGGTTAACAACGAGGAGATCGACGCTATTCTTGATTATGTAGAGGCGTATCAACCTCCGGTAGCAGCTGCTGGGCCAGTAGAGGCTGAAGGTGGAGAGGCTACTTCGGCAGATACCGATACTACCTGGTACGTATTAACTGCATTGTTAGCATTAATTCTGGTTATTGCTATTTTCTCGCTTGCAGGTGCAAGGAGAGCGATGGCAATGGCAGTTGCTCGCGAAGCAGGTAAGGAATACGACGGTCCAAATACCTATGCCGACGCATTTAGATTGTGGGTAAGAAAAAATCAATTACTAGTTATCTTCTTAATCGTGGTTGCTCTTGTAGCGGTCTTGAGAGAAGGGTGGTATGGTCTTTCTGGTGTTGGTGTTTACGAAGGGTATAAGCCAGAACAACCAATTTGGTTTAGCCATAAAGTACACGCTGGTCAGAATCAGATTAACTGTGTTTACTGTCATAACTCGGCAGAGAAATCTAAACACGCAGGAATTCCTACAGCGAACATTTGTATGAACTGTCATACAGCGGTTGCTAAAGGGAAGATTACTGGTGAAAAAGAAATCAACAAAATTTATGCTGCTGTTGGTTGGGATAAAGAAACTAGGTCATATACAGGTGAGACACAGCCTATCAAGTGGGTGAAAGTGCACAACCTTCCAGATCACGTTTACTTCAATCACTCTCAGCACGTAGTAGTTGGTGAGATAGAGTGTCAAGAATGTCACGGTGAAGTGGAGAAGATGGATGTTGCACAACAACATGCTCCACTTACTATGGGATGGTGTATTAACTGTCACAGAGAAACCGAGGTTAAAATGGCTGATAACGGCTATTACGACGAAATTCATAACAGATTAACTCCAGAAGAACTTAAGAAATATTTAAATGGTGATGAGCAAATTACTGCCAGCGAATTAGGTGGTATTGAATGTGCTAAGTGTCACTATTAA